The following DNA comes from Rhipicephalus microplus isolate Deutch F79 chromosome 6, USDA_Rmic, whole genome shotgun sequence.
GAATTTCTTGCCGCTAGTGTGCTACCTTTAGTTACCAGAGTTGTGCCACTGTTTTACGGGCACCGCTCACCCGCATTCGATGATTCCAGCAACGCTATTGGTCGCGCGCTATCACGTGGCCATAGGTGGTTCAAatgcactgcggaaaagccaaTAATACGCAGGCAACGCCGATGATTCACTGTGTTATGAGCGTGCTAGTGCCCATCGCTCAGACATCGAGTGCGTCCATCACGGACGCTGGGTGCGTCCTTCACATACACTGGGCGCGTCCCACGGAGACGTGTGTCAGTAGTGGTGGTGCCCCCTCTTCTTTCAGCGTCTCAGCTTCTAGGCGTACTAGGAGCAACCGATAGTTCGCTCGTACCTTCATAAAAATAAGAAAGCGAGAAAAAATAAAGCAACGCTAGCACTCCGAAGCACGAGTGCCACTCCTgcgcgggtggtgagtggctttcccgcaagactttTGTACCCAAGATGGcataccttggcgcaactctgctacctgaaggtagcatatacaataaCTCTAAAGCTACCTCTCATGCACCGTCGCATCACAACCACTCCTTGAACTAAGGCAGACCGACAGCTCTCGCTGAGAAGTGCTCGTTTCCcctggcattgaaagaaataaaggaggcgttgtctAGCCCTACAAGAGCGCATAAACCATGTATTTTATAAtacatgcataagtaattttttTCATGTGTTTTTCGTTCGTCACTCTGATATGTCTATTTATCGCTCATGACGAATACCACGTGTTATCAGCAAGCGTGAGCTCTGATAGCACCCTCTAAGCATGGTTAAAAGCAGCATCGCAGTCCCGACCGCTTTCTCAACCAAGCCAGCAGCGACGGCTCATTCAGCTGCAACCGCGAGCATTATTTCGGTGTCAGGCCCTTCACCACGAATTCGCAAGCCGCTCTTTGAAAGAAACGACAACCGTTGCAACAAAACAAAATGTTGAAATTTGTCTTGTTCCCTTTGCTCTGCTCTGTTGCCATCGCTTGCCAGATGGACGACTTTTTCACCGGGTGCGTGGAAAAACCCGAAGATGAACAGAAGCCTGGTGACTGCATCATCGCTCCCGAGCAATGGCTCCGTTCGAACACTTACCGATACTTCGCCCACCAATCCCTGGAGAACGCCACGGTTCAACCAGATCAGGGCAACCTCAACACCCTACTTGACGTGACTCGTGGGGCGGCTCGGGTAAGTGCTTCTTTGAATTAGCCCTTCTTTGCATTATAATGAACTCGAAGTGATTCCTACGTGACTAGGTATTACTAAATTTACTGTGCACCCACGACACAAACACTCGGCTATTGTCTCTTCATGTTTGAAGGGTACACAACACAGCGTTACCGAGAAAAAATGTGAGCAATCGTTAAGACGCATTGTGACCTGTACTGACACATCGGCACCTTTTTTGGGGGGAAGTGTTGTGAAGGAGATACTACTGCTGTTCAAGCTGGCCTGGAGATAGAACGTTAGCATTCTGTACTTCATTGTTTGGCAGTGCCAAAAAGTAAAACATTACCCAGAATATATGTCAAGTTTGGTTTGCAGTAGCAAGCTGTGCTTGTTGATATGTACTCCTGGCAGACTAAAGCACAAGAAATGGAAAACGGACACTGAAGAAACATAAAATGTGACTGTTGTTCCTTCCATATATTGCGTATGTTTTTCTACTGTAGTGCTTCATTCGTCTTGGTTCTAATGCATCACATCCTTGGTTAGCGGAATCAGCTGTGAAGCGGTTTCTTGCTCGTCTTTTCTATCTTCCTCAATGCATTCACATTCATTCCTAGAGAGCCGACAGCGCTGTCAGTGATTTGCTATAAAAAAATTCGTGTTACATAACTTCATTCAGCACAATAAAGCTACTCCCCCCGGAGCGTCCGATCGCGGGgtcgactcccggctgcggcggctgcatttcccgtGAAGGCGAAAAtactgaaggcccgtgtgctctgattcgggtgcacgttaaagaacttaggtggtctaaattttcggggctttccactacggcgtctctcataatcatatggtacgTAAACATCGCAAATCACATCAACCTCCAGAGCAAGAATACGCAATCAAGTGCAACCGTTTCACTTGTGAAGCTTGACAACAGAGCTGTCTGTTCGAGGCTTTATAGTCGAGAGGCTAGCGTACATCGGAACCACTACTCCCACTTTTCGCCACTACGCCCACATCTACTCTCGTCACCAGTTGCACTTAATCAACACAATTCATTCAACCAGATTAAACGTGGCGATGCGAAGGCTTCTTTGTAAGCTATTATATTCGGTCTTCCATTGGTGTTTAGCTACCTGTAGCTAGctgattcttttttttcatttttactagTACTGCCCTATCATTTTATTATTCTTCATGTTGGTAAAAGTTGAGCCTATGAAGATTCGAGGCGTTGGATCGGCTTATCCTTCAGATTTCGCATTTTCATATCTTAGACTGTGCACGTGTCTGTCCTGCAAAATGTCTGCGCTGTCGGGAACCAGCCTTCCTGATTGCGGCTGAAACTTGCAATGTATTTCGCACAGATTACGTCTACTTGATCGCTGTTCTATAAGATATGATTCCGTTGTTGCACGTTACAGATCGTTTCTcgatttttttctgaaaacattCGATAAGTCGTATCATATGAACAATCCTTGTGTTTTTTCCGTTCGATTCTGCGCAGCTCTCTGATGGTATTATAGTCAAGGTCCAGTTCACAACTGTAGAGAGCATCTGCAACAACACAGTGCCGTACTCCGAGAAAGATTGCCCACCACTCGGAACTCAGGTGAGACGTTAGAAGCATCCTTTCTATCTTCGGTAACACAACTCTGTGGACACTTGCGCTGCAGAAGCGTCACTGTACGCACGACATTCCTTTGTTAGCTTTACTAAGCTTTAGCGGGGTACATCTTTTGCAAGCCTGTTAATTAGAAACGAGAAACACGGGACGCATTCACTGATATTGAACTGAAAGTACCGCACAAATAAGAAACTTTTAAAAGAACAAAATGCACACATTATCGATTGCTTTCTGGAAACCACACTACGGAGTGTAGCAGATTGTCTCGAGTACCAAACGCCATGTATGAAATCATTTAAAATTATATATGGAATAATATAGCATTCAGTTGGATTTCACGCCTGACATCGTTGATCAGTGTCTAAGGTGCTagctactgacccgaaggtccCGGGTTCGACCCCAGCTGTCGCAGTTTCATGGAGGGAAAACGGTGGAGGCTCGTGCACtgtgtcagtgcacgttgaagaacacaagGTTGCACTGACTTCTATGTACTTGGGCTAAACTTGGTCGATATTCTTGTTGTTTCGATGTCTCATTCGTATTCCGTTATAAACTTAATGCTCCTTAATGCAAGCAATTTTTTTAGTAGCTTCAGCAGGACTACTACTAAGGTTGCAATAAGCTGACGTTTTGTTTAGGTGCCGTCTTCCACGTCAGCAAACTTCCTTTCCAACCAAGTGTGCAGTAGCTGTGCTTAAGGGGAGCACATCTATTTGACTTCTTAAAAAAATCAATAGGCACTTTGTTTTACTACTGTAGTGTTGTGTCTAAGctcgaaatgaaagcatgcctaATTACATGAACCAAGTGAGACTTGAAACTGgcatatatgtaaatatatttttCCACAGGCTAATGGAGAGTGCTGGGCAATGTTTCGGTATTTTGGTTACCTGCGACTTGAGGACGCCTGCTGTACCCACACGCCCTAAAGTGAAGTGGCTTCACGGCTTCGAACCAGACATGTCTggacttttctgccaccaatttTAAATATGACAAACGCAGCAGCGTAGTTCCTGCACCAATTTCAATTTCTGTATATATTGAATAAAAGTCATCTGCCATACTGTATCTCCTCTGTTGTGGAACTCGTTTTCTCGCATGCTATGCTTCACTACAAGCTCCATTCTTACAATTACCCATTGATTCAAGAACAATCTCGTACCTTGTTTtcgattttttgtttttatatcaCACGCTCGCTGCTTAAAGGTGGTGGACGCTAAGCGTGCGACCATCACTGCGTATCGTTGATGCGAAAGTGCACAGAGCTAACTTGCACAGTAAACACACTCGAGCGAGCCAGCTAGCTGTTACCACTTCGCAACAAAGTGACTTCTTAAGGTGTGCCATAATTCCTGCAGTGTGCTCTATAAGGCAGTCTTATATCTGGTCTTGTATTGCGGCTAAGCAGTCCCTCATCTCAAAAGGTCGTGGATATTTATGTACTACTATACCAAAAGCAAAGCGTGCTGCAAACGTGCAcgtttgtctttctttttcacacatCCGCTCACTCATCTTTACGTTCGGCGCACCTTAAATGAGGTTCCCTCCTTAAAGCGCGTTTTCTAGGGCGTttcttattgcgatagcaaatatatagGTCCTCTCGTCTGGATTTCACCGTCGAAGTCATGCacagtatatgtatacgcatctcTATACTTGACaacgcaataaagaaaaaatccCAGAAGAAATACTCCAGTGCACGGAATTGAACGGGGGACTTCCACgtcatgaatgcgaggcgttagccactgagccaccgcgagGTACCTACTTCTGCGTTGAAATGGCGATCTATTCATATCtatcacttaccgctgttggcgggcatctcgagaGGCACTAACGTGTTTTCAaaattatcagcaagatggtgcagtgAGCGCGCAGCTGCTCTAGTgtctcacgtgtactttgcctcGCTTAGAGAATGACGGCGTGTGCGCTCGATCGCGCAActttgcagtggggagaatcgtacgtttTGGCTTGCCTTTgtgtttcgtcggaacgattctgttgtagttactgggcgcgcaaaagtcactgcaatcgttgcaaagcctccatttgcgaaaagggtgcgcttttcagacgcagtgaagtaacaactgaaacgcctattcaagtttgtcggtacctgtcaatacgttttgtgcgtcctttgtgcgtgataAATGCGGGGCACGtatcgatctgcttgccattgtgcgcgtgaccttccgatttgtcgCTATCATGTTTATTTCTTTGCGTTTGTGGCTAAGCTGTAACTTTTTAAAGCAACGCTCCCGGTTATTTCTTTTTCAAAGACGTCTCCGCTTTTCTATCAGTATAGCAtttttggaaaaaaagaaaatgagcacGATGCATGCCAATTAAAATTTAACACTCTACAAAGGATTGATCCTCTTCCCGCAGTGAGATACACCACAGCTCTGGAGCACTTCGCATGTAACTCTCGGTCACACCAAGCTCTAATAGCATGTCTATATTCTTTCTTCCACATCGATCCGTACAGGCGCTCTTCCCATCTCGCCATTTGCTTTTTTGTAACACACGGGAAAAATGGCAGTACTGTGCTATCAGTATGTCAGGATTTCACTCTTCCCCGCTACACGCTATTATCTTGGAATGCGCAGTCGAATACGGACAACGAAGTGAAATCTGTAGTaacgcgcgtcatgtaaaacaaaAGGAAATGGCCCTGCAGGTGGTAAAACAGTGTAAGACACAAATTGCAACTAGCTTCTCTCGCATATGGAGCCATCAAGAGGTTATACCTTTACGGCATTACATTTACAGGGTGCTGGAGGCGCCAATGTTCCCGAAAAGAGTGGAAACGACCGGAGAGAATAACGCGCTCATGCTTAGTATTCTCGTGTGTTTTGTAAGACCATTTAAGCATCCTGCAGCAGCCTTAGTTGCCTTCACACAGACGTGGTTGCCGTCCTCAGAAGCCACAAAATAAGTTTCTTGACCGTCCAACTTGGTGGCCTGTAAATTTCGGTGCCAGTAACCTTCTGACGTAACGACGCGAAATAGGCTGCCGAAGTAATATAGGTCCTACAAATGGAACAGAAGCGTTTAGTTAAAGGGGTAGTGAgagaattttttttcagttttattttTTACGTCAAATGAAAGGCCAGCCCCCTAGTAGCCCAGAAAATGTGCCGGCAAGCATGAGTGCACCCTGAAAAAACAATTACAGCTTGTTATTAAAAGCTAGTTTAGGTTTCTATTGTACCCGGACGTCACAACATAGCGTCAGCCGAATGTTCAAATTACATAGATCGCGAAACTAGGAAAGTAAAGTGCCGAAAATCTATTGCCACTGGCATTAACGCCCGCCAATATTTGAAGCGCAACTAGGTGAGGAGGTACAAACTATCAAAACCAAAAACACGTTACAATTACTTTTCAAATACTCTCAATTTCATATATGTCAAAGTTAACTATGTATTGACTTTACGGTTTATGTGACACTTGGCTAAATGGCTgattgcctctttttttttggtCTAGTGCCTGAAATGAGGGGGCGTGTTCAGGCAATCTACTCTCAGGGCTTGTGTTTAGTCCGTCGTAATGCCGAGTCAGCAAGGCATAACTCCCTTTTGCGTGGTGCTTTTGTGCGTAGCTTTGATTATGTGCTGTTCAGTAGCGTGAAATCAGAACTGAGCTATTTCTCACAGAATGTGTAAATAACCACTCCTGTAAGAGTGGACTACCTTCGCTGGCGCACCGCCTTTGGTGACGGTGAATGTGAGATGCTAAGCAACAAGACGCTGTACTGTACGGCGAGgcagaaatgtaggcccgtgtggtcagatttgtgtgcaggttaaagaaccccaggtggtggaaatttccgcagtcctccactacggagtcgctcataatcatatggtggttttgggacattaaacactaCACGTCAATCAGCTGTACTGTACGGCTGCCATTGCTATATTCTTAAGGCTGCAGTCTCTCCGCAGTGATTTTCCGTGATTGGACAACGTGAGAATTAGAATTTGTGCCATTGATATTGGTGTGTTATCGTGCTCTTGATATGAAAGAATAATAATCTGCAATGTTTTCAGTGTATGTTGCAAGCACGCTATTTGGATAATAAAACAACCATGCTTCCTTAATCTTTCCTGTTGGTCTTCCTTTCCTGTCGCACATGAAATTAGCGAGCTATAAGGCGACACAAAATCACGTACCTCTGATGGCACGTAAAAGGGCAGCAATTAAGAAAATTGCCACTTTTCACGCCATGTAGGAGATGTGCACGACGTCACTACCACTTCCAGATGTGtcatcatattttatttttttcgtggTAGTTGTCCGCTACTGCGTAGATGGCAACGATGGGAACGAGCCGCCAGCTACAGAATACATGGGGTTATATAAATTGCACTACCAGTTTACATATGCCTTGTCAGCAGCCCCACCTAGCGGTTGGATGTGCATGCGCACGTTCTGGTTACGTATCTTTGAGCGCGCGTAGTTTCATCGTCGATTTCTGCACGCCGCACGTGTGGCGACTGCTGCGCCATCACTGATGGGCGAATAATTGTCTACCGATTCAGACAAGTGAAATGACAACGTCGAAAATAAAAATGCCAAGCGTGCAGACCGTGCTAGCTATTTCGCGTTTGACCCCCTGCGAGTTCGTCAGAAGAGTCATCTGATAGCGATAGCGCCATGCAGAAGGAGGGCTTGCGTATCAGGAACGTTGAAATGGTAAGAAttccgtttctttttcttttgcttggGTATCTTCCAGGGGCTATGCTGAAGTCAGTAGCGTATGTGGGGGTTTTAATCGTATGGGTGGCTTGGAGTTATTGGTAGTTGGCACAAAGTTGACACCTTATGCATGGATGCTTTGTCATTTCCGCTTTGCTATTAAGCCGCACTGCACACGCAGGATGCCAACCTCTGGCTGTTCGCAAATACTGAACATTACATAGTTTTCGGCGTAAGTGTCTCTGTGGGAGTTGCGACCCAATGGAGACAGAGGTGGACTCAGTGGGCTGCCGAGAAATCGAGAAAGTCGGCGCCCTAGAACCGGATGAGGCAGATTGTGTCACCGCACACTCGACGTTGCAGCATCGGTGCTTCGACATTCACGCACTTGAAATAGCGTATTACGCCTTGATAATAGATTGACACGGCGTCATTGAGGCACCTGCAATTCGTGGGTATTACGGCTACGGTTTATCTAAGTTAGCAGTTGCTTCTGAAGCTGAAGTAGGCCAATTCGCAAGCACTCTCTGGCATGCAAAAGGCATGTCTTTGGTATACTTCCTGAAAGTTGTCTCTCGCAAGCACGACGAGTCGTCCACGCATGCATGGAATACGTGCATCGGCGCACATTACGCGCAAAAATTGCCATGCCCGTATTCTATATCACGTGTCCAACTATTTGACGGAAAATGAAAACAGAAAGATACACATATAAGTGGCTTTGGACACCACCAGCCGTCGGAAGCGCAATAAATGCATGAACTCGATACCAAAATATGTGGCATAAAAACTGCAAGCTTAAATTAGCTGCTGCTTACACTGTTGGAtactttttttctgaaataagtAACTCAATCTCGCCTTTCTCATTCTTTGTGGTTGGCTTATGTatttcattgttcttttttttttcactatgagTCGCAGTCCTTGGTAGTGCATTTGGCCCATTAGGAGAATAAGTAATTGATCAATAAAAATAAGTGTTGCTGCATACATAGATTGAGAAGAAAGAAGCTGCATGCTACATGAAAATTACCTTTATTTCGTAACTTTTTGTGCTCGGAAAGGCCCCTTCAATGAAATTGTGTTTGGAAGAAAACTCTGTGCACACATTTGATTCACTTGCAGGATACATCTACTTTTCTTCTCGTCACTGCATTTTACATCGTACTGCATTAATATTTCAGGCGGTATCAATACACTGCTTCTAGGCAGTTTGTCAGATAGCTCTGGAATcgcctatgaaaaaaaaaagcgagtagTCTCGCCAAGCTGCGTCGTCTCTGGTGCGCGCCAAATTGTTCCATCTCAAGAGTACTGCGGCTTTTTGTATTCTGAATAATAATGTGCATAAATGCAGTACTGATTGATTTcaggggtttatcgtcccaaaaccaccacattatgatgagagacgccctaATGAAGGCtcagatatttcgaccacctggggttctttaacgtgcacccaaatcttaatacacgggcctacaacatttctcccttcattgaaaatgcagccgccacagcagggattttatcccgcgaactgcgggtcagccgccgagtaccttagccactagaccaccgtggcgggccaTATATGCAGTATAATAAACTAAAATATGCTCAACTTGACTTATTTTTTTACGCTTAGCTGCCTATATCACTCACCTTTTTTCTGGTTGTGTGCAAAACGGATGCTATATGACGAGCACTACAAAAGAAACACAACATTTATGCTAACGCACATAAAATGCAACTGAAATACATGAGAAAGCTATGCACGAAGACACTGACCTTAATGACACGTGTGAAAGTTATGAGGCAGAGGCCATGGTTGGAAATATGACGATAACAAATTCACAAGAACGGCCCACATGGCAGTAAATACGTTCTCCGAATTTCTGGCATGTACTCGTCTTGACCTCAATGACTACGTAACAAGCAAAGACGAACAAAAAAGACGGAATCGACATGCGTAGGTTGCCGGGCCAATGGGCTCTTATCTGCAGCCCGCATGTTGGAAGCAGAGCGAGAGAACACATGCTTTTTACCCATGCTTGTGGCGAGCATCAACGTCACAAGAGCCACAGGGGGCGGAAAAGGGCTGGCTGATAAAAATAGAGGTAAAACGAGCCCGGAGGCTCTTTGGGGGTGGCATGGCGATAGAATACGGTGAAGGTCGCGCTGGGCGCAATGCTTTTTGTTCGTGAGTGCGACAGACTGGACGCTACGTCAGTTTCGGGTGTCCACTAAGGCGAGTCGCTGGCTCGTCTTATACTGCGAGTTGCTTGTGAGTTCGCTTGGTTTGCGGCCATTCTGTTTCGTGTCTGGCTTACAACTAATCTGTTTCGCACCATACTTTTCGTTGTTCGCCCGTTTGCGGGGCATGGTTCGTTCCAGGCACTTGGTCATCTAGTATGCATTTGTGCCATGTCGTGCTGGTCTGTAAGGATTGTTGAAATTTTTTGAAGTCAAGAATTGAAACCAGTTCTTGTTTCTGGCGTTGCGAGCTTGTGTCATGCAAAGTTCAGCTCATGAACCGCCGTGAGCGGAGGCGGGACCTTCAAGGTGTAGAATGTCCTCTCTGATGAGCCCATAAGTTAACGAAATTGCATGTACCATGTCTCTTTGGCTCATGTACACGGCGTAGCTATGCACGAAAACAACACCGACTTCGATGACACAAGTGAAAGTAATGAGTCAAAGGACGCGGTTGTTAACGagacaataaaagaaaaagagcgGCTAAGTCTCCCCACATGGCAATGAATATGTTCTCCAAGTTTTCGGTAGGTAGTTAGTTATCTTGGCCTCATTGAATAGGTAAGAAATAAAGAACGACATGAAAGACGGAAGCAGCACGACATCCTCAGGTGTACAATGATATCTACAGTTAGCCGATTTATTATCAGAATTGCATGTTTGCCATATCTCAACAACTGAAATACATGGCATAGCTATGCACGAAAACAACACTGATTTCGGTGACACGTGTGAAAGTAATTATGCAGAAGCCGTTCTTCCTGATGTGACAGCTGAGTACAACGATGAATTTGTAAACATGCTCACTGAAATTATCTTTCAGTTAGCTCGTTTTCAGATAGAACGAAGCACTTCTGGTCAAACGACTCAACATGTCAATAATAAAGCCTAAACCACCAGAGCAGAATCAAGCTCTTTCTCCACAGTTCCCAAAGAGAAATTGCAGTAATGCATGGTTGTAAAAGGAAATCAACTAATTCTGTGGTCTCATATTTAATTTTTGCAAGGTCAGGAGCAGGCCTGGAGAAATGAAAGAAGACGTGAGCTCGTGTGGCTAACTAACATAAAAACTACATGACCATCAACTCTGTCCTGTAACTAAATTGGTTCATCTGTACTACCGTAACAGTTTAGTCCTGGAGGTCAGTGGTGAATCAACCAAGACAACGCAGCTGGTCTGCCAGATCCACACTGAAGCCGATGCTTCCCTCATTATCTTGTAATTGCCACCAGCAATCTCGTTCAGCAGCCATCTCGTGTCGGTAAATCACGGACAACTGTAGGGTCGTCGCATCAGATGGAGCCGTGCCCTTTCTCAAGAAAAGCTATCGAGGACAAGAATGAATGGTTAGCCGATTACATGCGCGTGGGCAAATCAAACTGGAATCCCAACGTTCTGTACTTTCTCAGAGTTATTTCTAGGTATACGTAAAAAAACTTGTCAGAGAGTCT
Coding sequences within:
- the LOC119168018 gene encoding uncharacterized protein LOC119168018 translates to MLKFVLFPLLCSVAIACQMDDFFTGCVEKPEDEQKPGDCIIAPEQWLRSNTYRYFAHQSLENATVQPDQGNLNTLLDVTRGAARLSDGIIVKVQFTTVESICNNTVPYSEKDCPPLGTQANGECWAMFRYFGYLRLEDACCTHTP